The Candidatus Methylomirabilis tolerans genomic interval GCTGGATTTCTTTCGATGAATCTCAGAGCAGCATCTACCTGTAGCAAGAAGTCATATCCCAATCCCAGCCTTTTATCTTCATACCAGGAAAACGCTTCCTTCAAGTCATTCTCGGCTTCTGGTCTGATTATGACTTTGTATCGCACTGTTTAGCCGCTATTCTTTTGTAAACATCTTCCCACGGAGAGCCTAAATCAGGGTTCCTATGATAAGCCTCCAATCGTTCATCAATCACCCTTTTTTCTTCCTCTGTTAATTCGATAGCCTCCGGTTCAGTTGCTATCGTATCCCAGATGTCTTCTACAAGTTGAATCCTTTCAGGTATTGACAGCGTAAGGGCATCAGTGGCGGTTATCTGTTTCATCTTGTTTACCTCCCGTTAATCTCGGACAAGAGGGCGCGGGCATTACGCGGCATACAGCATCCGCCGCGCGCGCTCGATGTCGCGGGCAAACTTTTTAAATGATCGCTGTCCCTATTTTTCCTACTTTCGGACTTCCTATTTCCTCAGCAACATTAGGTCAAAGAGATCAGCCCCGGCTGCCGCCTTGACCACTGTGCGTCTTTCAACCATTTCCGAAAGGATATCCCTCAGTCGGTGAATAGTGATCCCGGCTTCTCTCAACACGT includes:
- a CDS encoding addiction module protein, with the translated sequence MKQITATDALTLSIPERIQLVEDIWDTIATEPEAIELTEEEKRVIDERLEAYHRNPDLGSPWEDVYKRIAAKQCDTKS